A single window of Leeuwenhoekiella sp. MAR_2009_132 DNA harbors:
- a CDS encoding DUF748 domain-containing protein, with protein sequence MATTKRARYKKKRYVLPLTLLILLIAFRLYLPTLVKNSINKALADIPGYYGQVNDVDIALYRGAYVLNKLYLNKVDAGTQVPFLNFPKTDISIEWKSIIKGKIVAEITMNSPEIIYVFEDQKTTPEGGTADVDDWTKAITEIVPLEINHFEVHNGKLAFVQLTADPNVDLAIEKLELTADNLRNVVEKERVLPSPISATGISFGGGNVKLDGNINIIKEVPDMDLAFSLQKANATALNDFTNYYAGIDFDSGTVELYSELAIADGYLKGYMKPLLIDTKLIGKEDGFLETLWEGFVGFFKFAFKNQRTDTLATEIPLEGDLNNVEAGVWPTIGGIFKNAWIKAFKGETDDKIEFKDAFKDDEDLTSKEKRAARKEERKQKREERRAEKDRDTL encoded by the coding sequence ATGGCTACCACAAAAAGAGCGCGTTATAAAAAGAAACGTTATGTATTACCGCTTACGCTACTCATACTACTTATAGCGTTTAGACTGTATTTACCCACTCTGGTTAAAAATTCTATCAATAAAGCTTTAGCAGATATCCCGGGCTACTATGGGCAGGTTAATGACGTGGATATTGCACTGTACAGAGGCGCCTATGTGCTTAACAAACTTTATTTAAATAAAGTAGATGCCGGAACTCAGGTTCCTTTTTTAAATTTTCCGAAGACTGATATTTCTATAGAATGGAAATCTATAATCAAAGGTAAAATTGTTGCTGAAATTACCATGAACAGCCCCGAAATTATCTATGTTTTTGAAGATCAGAAAACAACTCCTGAAGGTGGAACTGCAGATGTTGATGACTGGACAAAAGCGATCACCGAAATTGTTCCTTTAGAAATTAACCATTTTGAGGTGCATAATGGTAAACTGGCTTTTGTACAATTGACTGCAGATCCTAACGTAGACCTTGCTATTGAAAAGCTCGAACTTACCGCAGACAACCTGCGCAATGTGGTTGAAAAAGAACGTGTGCTCCCCTCTCCTATAAGTGCCACAGGTATTTCTTTTGGAGGTGGAAACGTGAAACTTGACGGAAACATCAATATCATAAAAGAAGTTCCTGATATGGATCTTGCCTTCTCACTACAAAAAGCTAATGCGACGGCACTAAATGATTTTACAAACTACTATGCAGGTATCGATTTTGATAGCGGTACGGTAGAATTGTATAGCGAGCTTGCAATTGCAGACGGTTATCTTAAGGGATATATGAAACCCTTACTTATAGATACTAAACTTATAGGCAAAGAAGATGGCTTTCTGGAAACCTTATGGGAAGGCTTTGTAGGCTTTTTTAAATTTGCATTTAAAAATCAACGTACAGATACTCTGGCCACCGAAATCCCTCTTGAAGGTGATTTAAACAATGTAGAAGCAGGTGTCTGGCCTACTATAGGCGGAATATTTAAAAATGCCTGGATCAAAGCATTTAAAGGAGAAACTGATGATAAAATCGAATTTAAAGATGCTTTTAAAGACGATGAAGATTTAACCTCTAAAGAAAAACGAGCTGCCCGAAAAGAAGAACGTAAACAAAAACGGGAAGAACGCAGAGCGGAAAAAGACAGGGATACTTTGTAA
- a CDS encoding Fur family transcriptional regulator produces the protein MLNTIRVEENLQAKHIRPTAMRILVYKLLNSANKALALADIEHTFSTAERTTLFRTLKTFEEKGIVHQIQDGTGITKYALCEPNCNCELDRDLHLHFHCTICDDTVCLTEHKIPHINLPAGYKAEDANLVIKGVCDKCNSL, from the coding sequence ATGCTGAATACCATACGTGTTGAAGAGAATTTACAGGCAAAGCATATTCGACCCACAGCTATGCGTATTTTGGTTTACAAATTATTAAACAGTGCAAATAAGGCGCTGGCCCTAGCAGATATTGAACACACATTTAGTACAGCAGAGCGTACCACATTATTTAGAACACTTAAAACTTTTGAAGAGAAAGGTATTGTACATCAAATTCAGGATGGTACGGGTATTACTAAATATGCATTGTGTGAACCTAATTGTAATTGCGAACTTGATCGTGATTTACATTTGCACTTTCACTGTACTATATGTGACGATACCGTATGCCTTACAGAGCATAAAATACCCCATATCAACTTACCAGCAGGCTATAAGGCCGAAGACGCCAATTTAGTTATAAAAGGAGTGTGTGATAAATGCAATTCGCTGTAA
- a CDS encoding XdhC family protein: MTHEFKKIVENAFAYYTKGISCVLATVVHLKGSSYRKPGVRMLIAQDGTMTGAVSGGCVEKEVLFQAASVFETNQSKMMTYDGRYRLGCEGILYILIEPFVVNETIFKSLASEFEKRTPFKIASHYTLDIENPIPGLGSEILLSNGEKIKTYSEPEEFKPENEEALLFFQQELSPLFQLFLFGAEHDAVQLGQLASLMGWEVTVIASIKDQKALQHFPGVTNLLHISPEESHTLSIDENSAVVLMNHNYATDLNFLLHILEKNPVYIGSLGSVKRREKLFNDLIEFRPDKADLFIDKIYGPAGLDIGAITPQEIANSIISEITAVVRNKEIKSLRDIPGSIHA, from the coding sequence ATGACTCACGAATTTAAAAAAATTGTAGAAAATGCCTTTGCGTATTATACCAAAGGCATTTCCTGTGTTCTGGCGACTGTAGTTCACCTCAAAGGTTCTTCTTACCGCAAACCCGGCGTTAGAATGTTAATCGCTCAAGATGGCACTATGACCGGTGCGGTAAGTGGCGGTTGTGTAGAAAAAGAAGTCTTATTTCAAGCTGCTTCAGTTTTTGAAACTAATCAGTCAAAAATGATGACCTACGATGGTCGTTACCGCCTAGGATGTGAGGGTATTTTATATATTCTTATTGAACCCTTTGTGGTAAACGAGACGATTTTTAAAAGTCTCGCTTCAGAATTTGAGAAGCGCACACCCTTTAAAATTGCCTCACACTATACCTTAGATATTGAAAACCCAATACCTGGTTTGGGTTCTGAAATCCTATTGAGTAACGGAGAAAAGATTAAGACCTATTCAGAACCGGAAGAATTTAAACCTGAAAATGAAGAAGCACTACTCTTTTTTCAGCAAGAATTGAGTCCGTTATTTCAGTTATTCCTTTTTGGTGCAGAACACGACGCGGTACAACTGGGTCAATTAGCAAGCCTTATGGGCTGGGAAGTCACCGTAATTGCTTCAATTAAAGATCAGAAAGCTTTACAACATTTTCCGGGCGTTACAAACCTACTTCATATTAGTCCTGAAGAAAGTCACACCCTGTCTATTGATGAGAATTCGGCGGTTGTTTTGATGAATCACAATTACGCTACAGACCTTAATTTCCTCTTACACATTCTGGAAAAAAATCCGGTTTATATCGGCTCGTTAGGTTCTGTAAAACGTCGTGAAAAACTGTTCAATGATTTAATCGAATTTCGCCCTGATAAAGCCGATTTGTTTATTGACAAAATTTACGGTCCGGCAGGTCTTGACATTGGAGCCATTACACCACAAGAAATAGCAAATTCTATAATTTCTGAAATTACAGCTGTCGTGAGAAATAAAGAAATAAAATCGCTGCGAGACATTCCCGGAAGTATCCACGCATAG
- the bglX gene encoding beta-glucosidase BglX, giving the protein MKNQLILTLYILMLAPLLNAVAQVQGINNLDPVIEQKIDSIISLMTIKEKVGQMTQYNGSFDVTGAPSDIDSKTKLEKLKNGEVGSMLNVLTAKATREAQEVVMQNSHLKIPLIFGYDVIHGYKTMFPVPLGESASWDLEALKLSAQIAAEETAAAGVHWTFAPMIDVSRDARWGRIMEGAGEDPYLNSVIGVARINGFQGQDLKAVNTIAACAKHFAGYGFAEAGRDYNTVNIGESELQNAILLPFKAASEAGVATFMNSFNEIDGIPATASTHLQRDILKGDWDYKGFMVSDWGSIAELIPHGFAQDKMQAGKLAVVAGSDMDMEGRVYEMALEPLVADNQIEEELLNEAVRRILRVKFALGLFENPYKYSDEKREKQILLSKENLEASRDIARKSIVLLKNEKDILPLKKSLKSIAVIGPLADDKDAPLGNWRAQAIKNSAVSVLEGIKNAVGKNTQINYAQGASLGMGERSFLMPLTINETDTSGFAEAVEAAKKSEVVVLVVGEDAFQSGEGRSQTTIMLRGVQQELIDAVAEVNSNIVLVLMNGRPLDISKPNEQVPAILETWFLGSEAGNAIADVLFGAYNPSGKLPVSFPRNVGQEPLYYNQKNTGRPSSDMVTYSGYQDSSREALFPFGFGLSYSTFEYGNVSLDANTFSGEGMLNVSVDITNTGTVAGKETVQLYIRDLVASRTRPVKELRDFKQIQLEAGETKTVTFKIDSKTLEFYSANAKWEAEPGEFEIMIGTNSVDLQTVKITYE; this is encoded by the coding sequence ATGAAAAATCAACTCATTCTAACCCTGTATATTTTAATGCTTGCGCCTTTGCTAAATGCAGTGGCGCAAGTACAGGGGATAAATAATTTAGATCCTGTTATTGAGCAAAAAATAGATTCTATAATCAGCTTAATGACGATTAAGGAAAAAGTGGGTCAAATGACCCAGTACAACGGCAGCTTCGATGTAACCGGTGCTCCTTCAGATATTGATTCTAAAACCAAACTTGAGAAACTCAAGAATGGAGAAGTAGGATCTATGCTCAATGTACTTACTGCAAAAGCTACACGAGAGGCACAGGAAGTAGTAATGCAAAATTCTCATTTAAAAATCCCTTTGATTTTTGGCTACGATGTGATTCACGGGTATAAAACTATGTTTCCGGTCCCTCTAGGTGAGAGTGCAAGCTGGGATTTAGAAGCTTTAAAATTAAGTGCGCAAATTGCTGCTGAAGAAACAGCTGCCGCGGGTGTACACTGGACGTTTGCTCCTATGATAGATGTTTCTCGCGATGCACGCTGGGGTCGTATTATGGAAGGTGCCGGGGAAGATCCGTATTTAAATAGTGTCATAGGCGTTGCGCGTATTAATGGTTTTCAAGGTCAAGATTTAAAAGCTGTAAATACAATTGCTGCGTGTGCAAAACATTTTGCAGGGTACGGATTTGCCGAAGCGGGCAGAGATTATAATACAGTTAATATAGGGGAGTCTGAACTGCAAAATGCGATTCTATTACCTTTTAAGGCAGCCTCTGAAGCAGGTGTAGCTACATTTATGAATAGTTTTAATGAGATAGATGGTATACCGGCCACAGCTTCTACACATTTGCAGCGAGACATATTAAAAGGAGACTGGGATTATAAAGGATTTATGGTTTCAGACTGGGGATCTATCGCAGAATTAATACCCCATGGGTTTGCACAAGACAAAATGCAGGCAGGTAAACTAGCTGTTGTTGCCGGTAGCGATATGGATATGGAAGGCCGTGTTTATGAGATGGCTTTAGAACCCCTAGTTGCAGATAATCAAATTGAGGAAGAGTTGCTTAATGAGGCAGTGCGTCGTATTCTACGCGTAAAGTTTGCGTTGGGTCTTTTTGAAAATCCGTATAAGTATAGTGATGAAAAGCGCGAGAAGCAGATTTTGCTTTCAAAAGAAAATCTAGAAGCCTCTCGGGATATTGCTCGTAAATCTATTGTGCTTTTGAAGAACGAAAAGGATATACTTCCACTTAAAAAATCGTTGAAAAGTATAGCTGTAATTGGTCCGCTAGCAGATGACAAAGATGCTCCTTTAGGAAATTGGCGTGCCCAGGCAATAAAAAATTCTGCAGTTTCTGTTTTAGAAGGAATAAAAAATGCAGTGGGCAAAAACACGCAAATTAATTATGCTCAAGGTGCTTCTTTAGGTATGGGAGAACGTAGTTTCCTAATGCCATTAACTATAAATGAAACAGATACATCTGGTTTTGCTGAAGCTGTAGAAGCTGCTAAAAAATCTGAAGTGGTTGTTCTTGTAGTAGGTGAAGATGCATTTCAATCTGGAGAAGGGCGCAGCCAGACCACCATAATGTTAAGAGGTGTACAACAAGAATTAATTGACGCAGTTGCTGAGGTTAACAGCAATATAGTTTTGGTTTTAATGAATGGTCGTCCTTTAGATATAAGTAAACCTAATGAGCAGGTTCCTGCAATTTTAGAAACCTGGTTTTTAGGTTCAGAAGCCGGAAATGCAATCGCAGATGTACTTTTTGGAGCATATAATCCATCTGGTAAATTACCTGTTTCATTTCCTAGAAATGTAGGGCAGGAGCCGTTGTATTACAATCAAAAGAATACAGGAAGACCATCAAGTGATATGGTAACCTACTCCGGGTATCAGGATTCTTCAAGAGAAGCTTTGTTTCCTTTTGGTTTTGGTTTAAGCTATTCTACGTTTGAGTATGGTAATGTGAGCCTCGATGCTAACACCTTTTCTGGTGAGGGTATGCTTAATGTTTCGGTAGATATAACAAATACCGGTACTGTAGCCGGTAAAGAAACGGTACAATTATACATTAGAGATCTTGTTGCCAGTCGTACCAGACCTGTAAAAGAATTACGCGATTTTAAGCAGATTCAATTAGAAGCAGGAGAAACAAAAACAGTGACTTTTAAGATTGACTCAAAAACCTTAGAATTTTATTCCGCGAATGCGAAATGGGAAGCAGAACCTGGAGAATTTGAGATTATGATAGGTACAAATTCTGTTGATTTACAAACGGTAAAGATTACCTATGAGTAA
- a CDS encoding NAD(P)/FAD-dependent oxidoreductase: protein MSTLISLNILPEELENTDLILRSASKKANIKPDQISDWRIRKRSIDARKKPVKMQLQIEIWKTEEQREPLNKFNSQDVSSCPRIAIIGAGPAGLYAALRAIEAGLKPIVFERGKDVRERRRDLAKINKEQIVNPESNYCFGEGGAGTYSDGKLYTRSKKRGNVLKALEWLVHFGADEDILVDAHPHIGTNKLPKLITAMRETIIEAGGEVHFDSKLTDLKIEENRIKGIVINETQMYEFTEVILATGHSARDIFYMLHDKQVKLEAKPFALGVRIEHQQEVINYIQYHGETNNPYLPPAAYSLVAQIDGMGVYSFCMCPGGIIAPCATAQEEVVTNGWSPSKRNNPYANSGIVVSVEPKDLPNYTPDDPFVCLNFQKEVEHICWVAGGKTQQVPAQRMTDFVKGIKSKDFPKTSYQPGIVSADLNKVLPHLIASRLKKAFLNFGKKMPGYLSKDAVLHAPESRTSSPISIPRNNETLEHVEIHGLYPCGEGAGYAGGIMSAAIDGINCVDAIALKYKL, encoded by the coding sequence ATGAGCACACTTATTTCTTTAAATATTCTTCCGGAAGAATTAGAAAATACAGATCTTATTTTGAGGTCTGCTTCAAAAAAAGCAAATATTAAACCAGACCAGATTAGTGATTGGCGTATACGCAAGCGATCAATAGACGCCCGTAAAAAGCCGGTTAAAATGCAACTTCAGATAGAAATCTGGAAAACTGAAGAGCAGCGTGAGCCTCTTAACAAATTTAATTCTCAAGATGTAAGTAGTTGCCCTAGAATAGCTATAATAGGCGCAGGTCCTGCAGGTTTATATGCGGCTTTACGTGCTATTGAGGCAGGTTTAAAGCCTATTGTTTTTGAACGCGGTAAAGATGTACGAGAACGCAGACGCGATCTTGCTAAAATAAATAAAGAACAAATTGTAAATCCTGAGTCTAATTATTGTTTTGGAGAAGGCGGTGCCGGTACCTATTCTGACGGAAAGCTTTATACGCGATCAAAAAAACGCGGTAATGTATTAAAGGCTTTAGAGTGGCTGGTACATTTTGGTGCAGATGAAGATATTTTGGTAGATGCGCACCCGCATATAGGTACAAACAAGCTGCCTAAGCTTATTACAGCAATGCGTGAAACTATAATTGAAGCCGGTGGTGAGGTTCATTTTGATTCAAAACTTACCGATTTAAAGATCGAAGAAAACAGAATAAAGGGTATTGTTATTAACGAAACCCAGATGTATGAGTTTACAGAAGTGATATTGGCAACAGGTCATTCTGCCAGAGATATTTTTTATATGCTTCACGATAAACAGGTAAAGCTTGAGGCTAAACCTTTTGCACTGGGTGTGAGAATAGAGCACCAGCAGGAAGTGATTAATTATATTCAATACCATGGGGAAACTAATAATCCTTATCTCCCCCCGGCTGCTTACAGTCTGGTAGCGCAAATAGATGGCATGGGTGTGTACTCGTTTTGTATGTGCCCCGGTGGGATTATAGCTCCGTGTGCTACAGCGCAGGAGGAGGTAGTTACTAATGGTTGGAGTCCTAGCAAACGCAACAATCCTTATGCAAATTCTGGAATAGTGGTTAGTGTAGAGCCAAAAGATTTACCCAATTACACTCCAGATGATCCTTTTGTATGTCTTAATTTTCAGAAGGAAGTAGAACATATTTGTTGGGTTGCAGGGGGAAAAACGCAGCAAGTGCCGGCACAACGTATGACCGATTTTGTAAAAGGAATTAAATCTAAAGATTTCCCTAAAACTTCGTATCAACCCGGAATTGTAAGTGCAGATCTTAATAAAGTTCTGCCGCATTTAATAGCCAGTAGGCTGAAGAAAGCATTTCTAAATTTCGGTAAAAAAATGCCGGGTTATTTGTCTAAAGATGCCGTTTTACATGCTCCGGAAAGCAGAACTTCATCACCGATATCTATACCCAGAAATAATGAAACTTTAGAACACGTAGAAATTCACGGACTTTACCCTTGTGGAGAAGGAGCAGGTTATGCCGGTGGTATTATGTCTGCTGCTATAGACGGTATTAATTGTGTAGATGCGATAGCTTTAAAATATAAGCTTTGA
- a CDS encoding family 16 glycosylhydrolase — MIKHTLSAAVLILLLVSCKVQKQTQLIWSDEFNGDGLDTSAWNFELGDGCPNLCGWGNSERQIYTQNNHRLEDGKLIITARKDGDVYTSTRITTKGKHEFKYGRMEARAKLALGEGLWPAFWMLGSNIDQAKWPSSGEIDILEYVGKEQDMVYTTLHVPAGHGDSAFSKKTKIENIEEGYHTYAAEWSPQQIEFFVDDKSVFTYSPEDKTKEVWPFDQPFYFIINLAIGGNFGGPKVDDSVFPQEFIIDYVRVYKMN; from the coding sequence ATGATAAAACATACGCTAAGTGCCGCTGTACTTATTCTATTACTAGTAAGTTGTAAAGTTCAAAAACAGACACAATTAATCTGGTCAGACGAGTTTAATGGTGACGGACTAGATACATCGGCCTGGAATTTTGAATTGGGTGATGGTTGTCCTAATCTGTGTGGCTGGGGAAATAGCGAACGCCAGATATATACCCAGAATAATCATAGATTAGAAGACGGTAAATTGATTATTACAGCCCGTAAAGATGGAGATGTCTATACATCTACGCGTATTACAACAAAAGGGAAGCACGAGTTTAAGTATGGCCGTATGGAAGCCCGTGCAAAATTAGCTCTTGGTGAGGGTTTATGGCCGGCATTCTGGATGCTAGGTTCAAATATTGATCAGGCAAAATGGCCCTCGAGTGGTGAAATAGATATTTTAGAATATGTAGGCAAAGAGCAGGATATGGTGTATACAACACTTCATGTACCAGCAGGTCACGGTGATTCAGCATTTAGTAAAAAAACAAAGATTGAAAATATAGAAGAAGGATATCATACATATGCGGCAGAGTGGTCTCCACAGCAGATAGAATTTTTTGTAGATGACAAATCTGTATTTACTTACAGCCCAGAAGATAAAACTAAAGAGGTTTGGCCTTTTGATCAGCCGTTTTATTTTATAATTAATCTCGCCATAGGCGGAAATTTTGGCGGTCCTAAAGTTGATGATTCTGTTTTTCCGCAAGAATTTATTATAGATTATGTGCGGGTTTACAAAATGAATTGA
- a CDS encoding phosphatase PAP2 family protein, whose product MRSTFLILLFFSLTLHSQNKPSPYEISWAKDATWLGAGLAGTAGGFLIIQNKEDISEETILNLDKKNIPSFDRWSAGNYDDDLNKLSDIPFYTAFAVPFAVLFTGDQNNHIGQLSVLYLESLSTTAALFTLSAGLTDRIRPRAYNEDLDLDERMKSTNTRSFYSGHVAASATATFFAAKVLTDFNPDMENKWLVWTGAAIIPATVGVLRVEAGNHFLSDVLLGYAMGAASGILIPELHKKKYENLSFTPVLDSRFQGVYLSYSF is encoded by the coding sequence ATGCGCAGTACATTTTTAATTTTGCTTTTCTTCTCGTTAACACTTCACTCTCAAAACAAACCGTCTCCTTACGAAATAAGCTGGGCAAAAGATGCAACCTGGCTGGGTGCGGGTCTTGCAGGTACCGCTGGAGGGTTTTTAATAATTCAAAATAAAGAAGATATCTCTGAAGAGACTATTTTAAATCTCGATAAAAAAAATATTCCTTCTTTTGATAGATGGTCTGCCGGAAATTATGACGACGATTTAAATAAATTAAGTGATATTCCCTTTTATACAGCATTCGCTGTTCCATTTGCAGTACTCTTTACAGGCGATCAAAATAACCATATAGGGCAATTAAGTGTTTTGTATCTAGAATCTTTATCAACAACTGCCGCGCTATTTACACTATCTGCAGGCTTAACAGATCGTATTCGGCCACGTGCTTACAATGAAGATTTAGACCTTGATGAACGTATGAAATCTACCAATACAAGAAGTTTCTACTCGGGTCACGTAGCTGCTTCTGCTACAGCTACTTTTTTTGCGGCTAAAGTATTAACCGACTTCAATCCTGATATGGAAAATAAATGGCTGGTTTGGACGGGAGCTGCAATTATACCGGCAACTGTAGGTGTATTACGCGTAGAGGCAGGAAATCACTTTTTAAGCGATGTTTTATTAGGCTACGCCATGGGTGCGGCTTCAGGTATCCTAATCCCAGAATTGCATAAGAAAAAATATGAAAACCTCTCATTTACACCGGTTTTAGATTCGCGTTTTCAGGGAGTTTATCTCAGTTATTCATTTTAA
- a CDS encoding heavy metal translocating P-type ATPase encodes MKTLNRTPNKVKDCCSTGDEHSEQDNPNESGHNHSVNSGFKSYLPGIFSFVLLVTGIALDFFEVGFFSGWVRLVWYLVAYVPVGLPVALEGWNSIKNGDFFTEFLLMTIATIGAFILGEYPEGVAVMVFYAVGEEFQHTAVSNAKKNIKALLDVRPNEALVYRNAQFISVDPDAVAIGEKLQVRVGEKIPLDGILTSEKATLNTAALTGESTPALVRKGAKVFAGSINLEQVIELEATAVFKDSSVARILDLVQNATSRKSKTELFIRKFARIYTPIVVFLAIGVTLFPYFIVEDYVFRDWLYRALIFLVISCPCALVISIPLGYFGGLGAASRNGILFKGAAFLDTMTKINTIVIDKTGTVTQGVFKIKQIVNHTDFSEADFMEYLLALEEKSTHPIAKALLAYKRETSEFEATSIAEIAGKGLSGTVNNKTVLAGNKALMDAHNIIVPKETETIVESLIYVAIAGNFAGYVVIADALKEDAHRAIADLRKAGISKIIMLSGDKDSITQQVANELKLDWAKGGLLPEDKLNEVELLKKQPGVYVAFTGDGINDAPVLAVSDVGIAMGGLGSDVAVETADVIIQTDQPSKIAKAIKIGHSTRSIVWQNIALAFGVKAVVLVLGAGGLATMWEAVFADVGVAFLAILNAIRLQKMNW; translated from the coding sequence ATGAAAACTCTAAATAGAACTCCAAACAAAGTTAAAGATTGCTGCAGTACAGGCGACGAGCATTCAGAACAAGATAACCCTAATGAATCAGGACATAATCATTCTGTAAATAGTGGATTTAAATCCTATTTACCGGGTATTTTCAGTTTTGTACTTCTGGTAACCGGCATTGCATTAGATTTTTTTGAAGTTGGTTTTTTTAGTGGATGGGTGCGGCTTGTCTGGTATCTAGTAGCATACGTTCCGGTAGGGCTACCTGTAGCCCTAGAAGGATGGAATAGCATCAAAAATGGGGATTTTTTTACCGAATTTCTCTTAATGACCATTGCAACAATAGGTGCTTTTATTCTGGGAGAATATCCAGAAGGGGTGGCTGTAATGGTTTTTTATGCGGTAGGTGAAGAGTTTCAACATACCGCGGTGAGTAATGCCAAGAAAAATATTAAAGCATTATTAGATGTGCGTCCTAATGAGGCATTGGTTTATCGCAATGCTCAGTTTATTTCAGTAGATCCTGATGCTGTAGCAATAGGTGAAAAGCTACAGGTGCGTGTGGGGGAGAAAATTCCTTTAGATGGAATTTTAACTTCGGAAAAAGCAACGCTCAATACTGCTGCACTAACAGGAGAGAGTACGCCTGCTTTGGTACGAAAAGGAGCTAAGGTTTTTGCCGGAAGCATTAATCTTGAGCAGGTAATTGAACTGGAAGCTACCGCAGTATTTAAAGACAGTTCGGTAGCACGTATTCTAGATCTGGTTCAAAATGCAACTTCCAGAAAGTCAAAAACAGAATTATTTATTAGAAAATTTGCCCGTATTTATACGCCAATTGTAGTTTTTCTGGCGATAGGGGTAACCTTGTTTCCGTATTTTATTGTTGAAGACTATGTGTTTAGAGATTGGTTATACAGAGCATTAATCTTTCTGGTAATTTCGTGCCCTTGCGCTTTAGTAATTTCTATTCCACTGGGTTATTTTGGAGGTTTAGGAGCTGCATCCCGCAACGGAATATTATTTAAAGGCGCAGCGTTTTTAGATACGATGACTAAAATTAATACCATAGTTATTGATAAAACGGGAACGGTAACACAGGGAGTTTTTAAAATCAAACAAATTGTAAATCATACAGATTTTAGTGAAGCAGATTTTATGGAATATCTGCTGGCACTAGAAGAAAAGTCAACTCATCCCATTGCAAAGGCACTTTTAGCCTATAAGCGTGAAACTTCAGAATTTGAAGCGACCTCAATTGCAGAAATTGCTGGTAAAGGTTTATCAGGAACGGTAAATAATAAAACGGTTTTGGCAGGAAATAAAGCATTAATGGATGCGCACAACATAATCGTACCCAAAGAAACTGAAACAATTGTTGAGTCTTTAATCTACGTTGCTATAGCCGGAAATTTTGCAGGTTATGTAGTTATAGCAGACGCATTAAAAGAAGATGCACACAGAGCAATTGCTGATCTTCGTAAGGCAGGCATTTCAAAAATCATTATGCTCTCTGGCGATAAAGATTCTATAACTCAACAAGTGGCTAACGAACTTAAACTAGATTGGGCAAAAGGAGGTTTATTGCCCGAAGATAAATTGAATGAAGTAGAATTACTTAAAAAGCAGCCCGGTGTTTATGTAGCATTTACAGGTGATGGTATCAATGATGCTCCGGTGCTTGCTGTGAGTGATGTAGGTATCGCAATGGGAGGATTAGGAAGTGATGTTGCTGTAGAAACGGCAGATGTGATTATACAAACAGACCAACCTTCAAAAATTGCAAAAGCAATAAAAATAGGACATTCTACCCGTAGCATTGTTTGGCAAAATATAGCCCTGGCCTTTGGAGTAAAAGCCGTAGTTCTGGTGCTAGGAGCGGGTGGTCTTGCTACAATGTGGGAAGCTGTATTTGCAGATGTAGGCGTTGCATTTTTAGCAATACTGAATGCGATACGTTTACAAAAAATGAACTGGTAA